Proteins co-encoded in one Medicago truncatula cultivar Jemalong A17 chromosome 8, MtrunA17r5.0-ANR, whole genome shotgun sequence genomic window:
- the LOC112417181 gene encoding uncharacterized protein — protein sequence MLYNVEVNDSSFYRNWHNYTIKKVTANDEIIIRIISQHGINPGNDEEADYIEVVSKLLDSHPLDVSEGAESNNKDDSMVAKSVLTPTNKGLGKRGSEYVESLDDIVTAEGDTSTTKEPMIVSVKVEEAN from the exons ATGTTGTATAATGTTGAAGTTAATGATTCAAGTTTTTATCGCAATTGGCACAATTATACTATCAAGAAAGTGACTGCTAATGATGAAATCATAATACGAATCATTTCTCAGCATGGAATTAAT CCTGGAAATGATGAAGAAGCTGACTATATTGAAGTTGTATCTAAGCTGCTAGATAGCCATCCTTTG GATGTGAGTGAAGGCGCTGAGTCAAACAACAAGGATGATAGTATGGTGGCTAAATCGGTGCTGACACCGACTAACAAGGGATTGGGAAAGAGAGGTTCTGAATATGTTGAATCATTGGATGATATTGTTACTGCTGAAGGCGACACATCTACCACTAAGGAACCAATGATTGTGTCTGTTAAGGTTGAAGAAGCTAATTGA